Below is a genomic region from Catenuloplanes atrovinosus.
CACTCACGGAAGCAGGTTCAGCGATGAAGGCAGTGCGTTTTCACGAGTTCGGCGGTCCGGACGTCCTCCGGTACGAGGACGCCGAGCAGCCGGTTCCCGGCGCCGGTCAGGTCCGGATCCGGGTGGCCGCGACCTCGTTCAACGGTGTCGACGGCAACATCCGCGCCGGCTACATGCAGGGCCCGATCCCGGTCCGGCTGCCGCACACGCCCGGCATCGACGTCGCGGGCACGGTCGACGCGGTCGGCGACGGCGTGGACGAGGTCGCGGTCGGCGACCGGGTCATCGGCTTCCTGCCGATGACGGGACCCGGTGCGGCCGCGGAGTACGTGATCGCGCCGGCCGACATCCTGACCGGGGCGCCGAAGAACATCCCGCTGGCCGACGCGGCGGCGCTGCCGCTGGTGGGCCTGACCGCGTGGCAGGCGCTGTTCGACCACGGGAAGGTGACCGCCGGTCAGCGCGTGCTGATCAACGGCGCCGGCGGGGCGGTCGGCGGATACGCCGTGCAACTGGCCGCGGAGATCGGCGCGCGGGTGATCGCCACGGCCAGCCCGCGCAGCGCGGAGCGGGTCAGGGCCGCGGGCGCGGACGAGGTGATCGACCACACCACCACTGACGTGATCGCGGCGGTGACCGAGCCGGTCGACCTGGTGCTCAACCTGGCGCCGGTCGCGCCGGAGCAGTTGGCCGCGCTGGTCACGCTGATCCGCGACGGCGGCGCCCTGGTCAACACCACCGTGTGGATGCCCGCACCGTCCGACGAGGCGCGCGGCGTACGCGGCATCGACCTGTTCGTCCGCAGCGACGCCGACCAGCTCGCCGACCTGGCCGCCCGGGTCAGCACCGGTGAGCTGCGCGTCGAGGTGGCCGAGCGGGTGGCGCTGGCCGATCTGCCCGCGCTGCACGCCCGGGCCGGCGCCGGCGAGCTGCCCGGCAAGACCGTCGTCCTCGCGTCCTGACACCCGGTAAGGAGAAACGGTCATGACTCTGTCCCTGGATCCCGAGATCGCCGCGGCGCTGGCCCCGATGGCCGGTGTGACGCCACCCGTGGTGGGTGACGTCGAGGGCCGTCGTGCCTTCTGGGAACCGGTCATCGGCGCCGCCGGCGCCGCCCAGCCGATGCCGGCCGACGTCACGATGACCGACCACACCGTGACCGCCGACGACGGGGCGCACATCACCGTGCGCTGGTACGTCAAGGACGGCGCGACGCCGGGCCCGGCCGCGATCTTCCTCCACGGCGGCGGGTACATCTTCGGCCACATCGACCTGTTCGACGGACCGGTC
It encodes:
- a CDS encoding NADP-dependent oxidoreductase, with translation MKAVRFHEFGGPDVLRYEDAEQPVPGAGQVRIRVAATSFNGVDGNIRAGYMQGPIPVRLPHTPGIDVAGTVDAVGDGVDEVAVGDRVIGFLPMTGPGAAAEYVIAPADILTGAPKNIPLADAAALPLVGLTAWQALFDHGKVTAGQRVLINGAGGAVGGYAVQLAAEIGARVIATASPRSAERVRAAGADEVIDHTTTDVIAAVTEPVDLVLNLAPVAPEQLAALVTLIRDGGALVNTTVWMPAPSDEARGVRGIDLFVRSDADQLADLAARVSTGELRVEVAERVALADLPALHARAGAGELPGKTVVLAS